The Kordia sp. SMS9 genome window below encodes:
- a CDS encoding transposase translates to MLFSPKGRLALMFLKHYACCSDSRLIEQLNSNLDYQFFCDISLGFNRLTNSKIVSQIRCELAICLDIYSVEKCLYAH, encoded by the coding sequence ATGCTTTTCAGTCCTAAAGGTCGTCTAGCTTTAATGTTTTTAAAACATTATGCTTGTTGTAGTGATAGTCGACTTATAGAACAACTCAACAGTAATCTTGATTACCAATTTTTTTGCGATATCTCTTTAGGTTTTAATCGGTTGACAAATTCTAAAATCGTGAGTCAAATACGATGTGAACTAGCGATTTGTTTGGATATTTATTCAGTAGAGAAATGTTTATACGCACACTAG
- a CDS encoding DUF6377 domain-containing protein, whose product MDKRKLFDQQKEKRIQDLLEKASQTEILKEKYLIFNEVINEYQFYSFDKALHYIEQNLEIAENLKNNLYLNKTKLTLSLLLIDSGRYKESIDALNEIKRDSLPISLTNDYYIAYKEGYAGLSYNTYVKRSKAIYSELYTAYQDSLYSRLDPNSEESLRLQEKQFRDQRKLDEALKINSQRLKEVKMGFRGFSLITFERSLLYELKNDNKKQKEYLILSAISDIEASVKDNASIGTLAKIMFAEGDIDRAHQYVNFSFEDAEFYNSQLRYVNIANSLPMISKAYEERSEKQKAKLQDSLIFISVLAGFLLIAIYLVFKQVRKVSDARNKLKNANEKLKYFNEKLNASNEDLKRLYLELSESDKVKEHYIGTFLNLYSEYITKLDVYRKLVRKYVNTNQMKSLLELSKSKQFIDEELEIFNKNFDNSFLHIYPNFVKHVNELLKPEEQIILKENSKLNTELRILALIKLGINNSSRIAKILRYSVNTIYNYRASIKSASKDKTTFEEMIKNIQ is encoded by the coding sequence ATGGACAAGCGTAAACTATTTGATCAACAAAAAGAAAAACGTATTCAAGACTTACTCGAAAAAGCTTCGCAAACTGAAATTTTAAAAGAAAAATATCTAATCTTTAATGAAGTAATAAACGAATATCAGTTCTACAGTTTTGACAAAGCATTACACTACATTGAACAAAATCTTGAAATTGCTGAAAATCTCAAAAACAATTTATATCTCAACAAAACCAAGCTCACGTTAAGCCTATTACTCATCGATTCTGGTCGCTACAAAGAATCCATTGATGCACTAAACGAAATCAAAAGAGACTCGTTACCAATATCATTAACAAACGACTACTACATTGCATACAAAGAAGGCTATGCGGGTTTATCATACAACACGTATGTAAAAAGAAGTAAAGCCATCTATTCTGAGCTATACACAGCATATCAAGATTCGTTATACTCTCGATTAGATCCAAACTCAGAAGAATCATTACGATTACAAGAAAAACAATTCAGAGACCAACGAAAACTAGACGAAGCGTTAAAAATAAATTCACAACGCCTTAAAGAAGTCAAAATGGGTTTCAGAGGATTCTCTCTCATCACTTTTGAACGTTCATTACTGTACGAATTAAAAAACGACAACAAAAAACAAAAAGAATACCTCATACTTTCTGCAATTTCAGACATTGAAGCATCTGTAAAAGACAATGCTTCCATAGGAACATTAGCTAAAATAATGTTTGCAGAAGGCGATATAGACCGCGCGCATCAATACGTAAACTTTTCCTTTGAAGATGCCGAATTCTACAACTCACAACTACGGTATGTAAACATCGCCAACAGTTTGCCAATGATCTCAAAAGCATACGAAGAACGAAGCGAAAAACAAAAAGCAAAACTGCAAGATTCACTTATATTCATCAGTGTTTTGGCAGGGTTCCTGCTCATTGCCATCTACTTAGTATTCAAACAAGTACGAAAAGTATCGGACGCCAGAAACAAACTAAAAAATGCCAACGAAAAACTAAAATACTTCAACGAAAAACTCAATGCTTCCAATGAAGACTTAAAACGCTTATACTTAGAACTTTCAGAATCAGACAAAGTCAAAGAACACTACATTGGTACATTTCTAAATCTATATTCCGAATACATTACAAAACTAGACGTATACCGTAAATTGGTGCGTAAATATGTCAATACCAATCAAATGAAATCCTTGCTTGAACTTTCAAAATCCAAGCAATTCATAGATGAAGAACTCGAAATATTCAACAAAAACTTTGACAATTCCTTTTTACATATCTATCCCAATTTTGTAAAACATGTAAACGAATTACTAAAACCCGAAGAACAAATAATCCTAAAAGAAAACAGTAAACTCAATACAGAATTGCGAATTCTAGCTTTGATCAAACTAGGAATCAACAACAGTTCGCGCATCGCCAAAATACTTAGGTATTCTGTAAACACGATATACAATTATCGCGCAAGCATAAAAAGTGCTTCTAAGGACAAAACAACCTTTGAAGAAATGATAAAAAACATTCAATAA
- a CDS encoding TonB-dependent receptor has product MQKLKYIAIFTIFLMQGIVVHAQNKVSGTVTDTNGVPIPGVSVIIEGTDKGDSTDFDGLYNITHEFSENSVLIFSYVGLKTKKVPVNKQSTINVQLEDDVNALDEVVVVGYGSQLKKDITGSVSIIDGEAFESRPNTQVGALLQGQSAGVQVLSSSGKPSEGFSIRIRGTNSINAGSEPLYVVDGVPTTDTRSINPSDIDTITVLKDASSTAIYGAQGANGVVIITTKRGTTSKPKISLDIYTGFSQVWNTLQVLNGEQYRDLMTELGLSTNWEDFTARTDWQDEIFQNGFSQNYQLSVSGKSEKTNYFISAGYVAQEGAVRSAELNRTNFKINLDQEINDWLKVGTRIAYSTYRDVDINDNNNVNQGGVLLGALTTPSIIGVFNDDGMFASNPFQNWENPLASTDGLEREFNNQRFLGNLYAEAKFLKDFTFRINYGIDNSSGVFDSFLDPFRTGFGVAIGGQGINNTNKTSYYILENTLSYKKTLGKHNIEGLVGSVNQKFRFEDSSIQTRNFASDAVTTPNGGSELFAATAFKSERANSSFLSRINYSYDDKYLITANFRADGSSAFGTNQRWGYFPSFSLGWRVSNEKFIPEDSFISDLKIRAGWGIVGNDQIANYAYLGRIGNGANYPFGGAVQPGTFPASIENLELKWEESEQTNIGIDVSLFDNRISFTADAYIKNTRDLLLNAPLPTSTGFDSAIQNVGELQNKGLEFSLNSINIKTDNLSWNTGFNISFNENEVIDLVGQEILQGGIAGGRGEASIVREGEALGSLYGYIFGGVDPTTGNAFYIDRNGESTFTPSPEDRTIIGDANPDFFYGITNTINYKGFGVFVFLQGSQGNDLLNATRIETEGMIDPKNQSVAVLNRWRQPGDITNIPRASFGNSDNSRVSTRFIEDASYLRFKAITLSYNFSEKILETLNVSSLKIYATGENIFTITDYSGFDPEVNAFGGSNTIRGIDFGTYPQTRNLIFGLNVTF; this is encoded by the coding sequence ATGCAAAAACTAAAATACATTGCGATATTCACCATATTTCTCATGCAAGGAATAGTAGTACACGCACAAAACAAGGTATCAGGTACAGTAACAGATACGAATGGTGTACCAATTCCGGGAGTTTCCGTAATTATAGAAGGTACTGATAAAGGCGACAGTACAGATTTTGACGGACTCTACAACATTACACACGAATTCTCTGAAAATTCAGTCCTAATATTTAGTTATGTCGGATTGAAAACAAAAAAAGTTCCCGTTAATAAACAAAGTACCATCAATGTGCAACTTGAAGATGACGTCAATGCGTTGGATGAAGTAGTCGTTGTCGGATACGGTTCACAGCTCAAAAAAGACATTACAGGATCAGTTTCCATCATTGATGGTGAAGCATTTGAATCGCGACCAAACACGCAAGTTGGTGCGTTGCTTCAAGGACAATCTGCCGGAGTACAAGTACTATCAAGCTCAGGAAAACCGTCAGAAGGTTTCAGTATTCGCATCCGTGGAACAAACTCCATAAACGCAGGGAGCGAACCTTTATATGTAGTAGATGGCGTGCCAACAACAGACACGCGTTCCATAAATCCAAGCGATATTGACACCATCACAGTATTAAAAGATGCTTCGTCAACAGCAATCTATGGTGCGCAAGGAGCCAACGGAGTTGTCATCATCACCACAAAACGCGGAACGACCTCAAAACCAAAAATAAGCTTAGACATTTACACAGGATTCTCCCAAGTTTGGAACACCTTACAAGTCCTAAATGGCGAACAATACCGTGATTTAATGACAGAACTCGGACTCAGTACAAACTGGGAAGACTTCACGGCTAGAACCGATTGGCAAGATGAAATATTCCAAAATGGTTTCTCCCAAAACTACCAACTATCAGTTTCAGGAAAATCTGAAAAAACAAACTACTTCATATCTGCGGGATATGTTGCTCAAGAAGGCGCTGTACGAAGTGCCGAATTAAACAGAACAAACTTCAAAATAAATCTCGATCAAGAAATAAACGATTGGCTCAAAGTGGGAACGCGCATCGCATATTCAACCTACCGAGATGTAGACATAAACGACAACAACAACGTAAATCAAGGTGGTGTTTTATTAGGTGCGCTCACAACACCATCCATTATTGGCGTGTTCAATGATGATGGAATGTTTGCAAGCAATCCGTTTCAAAACTGGGAAAATCCACTAGCAAGTACCGACGGTTTGGAACGCGAATTCAACAACCAACGTTTCTTGGGAAATCTTTATGCGGAAGCCAAATTTCTAAAAGACTTTACCTTCAGAATCAACTACGGAATCGACAACAGCAGCGGCGTATTCGATTCGTTCCTAGATCCATTCCGAACCGGATTTGGTGTCGCAATTGGCGGACAAGGAATCAACAACACCAACAAAACATCATACTACATTCTAGAAAACACGCTGAGCTACAAAAAAACACTCGGAAAGCACAACATTGAAGGTTTAGTTGGTTCTGTAAATCAAAAATTTCGCTTTGAAGACAGTTCCATTCAAACCAGAAACTTCGCCAGTGATGCAGTTACTACACCAAATGGCGGGTCGGAATTATTTGCAGCAACCGCTTTCAAATCAGAACGTGCAAACTCCTCATTTCTAAGTAGAATCAACTACAGTTATGACGACAAATACCTTATAACGGCCAACTTTAGAGCAGACGGTTCAAGCGCATTTGGTACCAATCAACGTTGGGGATACTTTCCATCGTTCTCACTTGGATGGCGCGTTTCCAACGAAAAATTCATTCCCGAAGATTCGTTTATCAGTGACTTAAAAATTAGAGCAGGTTGGGGAATTGTTGGAAACGATCAAATAGCAAACTACGCCTATCTCGGACGCATTGGAAATGGCGCAAACTATCCGTTTGGTGGCGCGGTACAACCTGGAACATTTCCAGCTTCCATTGAAAACTTAGAACTCAAATGGGAAGAATCGGAGCAAACCAACATCGGAATTGATGTTTCATTGTTTGACAACAGAATTAGCTTTACAGCAGACGCATACATCAAAAATACGAGAGATTTATTACTAAATGCGCCATTGCCAACGTCTACAGGATTTGATAGTGCCATCCAAAATGTGGGCGAATTGCAAAACAAAGGACTAGAATTTTCACTAAACAGCATCAATATCAAAACCGACAATCTATCGTGGAATACAGGCTTCAACATCTCTTTCAACGAAAATGAAGTCATTGACTTAGTAGGACAAGAAATACTACAAGGCGGAATTGCTGGCGGTAGAGGAGAAGCAAGCATTGTACGCGAAGGCGAAGCGCTCGGTTCCTTATACGGATACATTTTTGGTGGAGTTGATCCAACAACAGGAAATGCTTTTTACATTGACAGAAATGGCGAATCTACCTTTACGCCAAGTCCAGAAGACAGAACCATAATTGGTGATGCAAATCCTGATTTCTTCTACGGAATCACCAATACGATCAATTACAAAGGATTTGGAGTATTTGTATTCTTGCAAGGCTCGCAAGGAAATGATTTACTCAATGCAACACGCATAGAAACCGAAGGAATGATTGATCCTAAAAATCAATCGGTTGCGGTGTTAAATCGTTGGCGACAACCTGGCGATATCACAAACATTCCGCGTGCAAGCTTTGGAAACAGTGACAACTCACGCGT